The sequence below is a genomic window from Neomicrococcus aestuarii.
TCGTGCCGCACGTGCAACGAGCCCTAGAACAACTAACCGCGCGTCCAAGCGCCACCGAGAGGTAAGACACCACCGTATGACGAGTCTTATATCACTGCTGTTCGTAGGAAGTGTGGCCGCACAGACCGGCTCCACCGGTAGCTCGGGAAGCTGGCTGACCCAGCTCTCCGATTGGGCCGTGAGCCTTATGGAGATCATCGGCCCTCCGGGAGCTGCTCTCGCGATTGCGCTCGAGAACCTCTTTCCACCATTGCCCTCGGAAGTTATCCTTCCGCTGGCGGGTTTCGCGGCAGCACGTGGTTCCTTCACTCTCGCTGAGGCACTGATCTGGACCATCGTGGGTTCCGTGGTGGGCGCTGTCGCCCTGTACTGGGTGGGTCGCTTGCTGGGCCGCGAACGTACCCGCAAGATCTTTGGATGGCTTCCTCTCGTGGACATCAGCGACGTGGACAAAGTGGAGGCGTGGTTCGTCAAGCACGGTCCCAAGGCCGTGTTCTTTGGCCGCATGGTGCCGATCTTCCGCTCGCTCATCTCCATTCCGGCCGGCGTCACCCAGATGCCGTTCGGTCAGTTCGTGCTCTTGACCACCGCCGGTTCGGCGATCTGGAACAGCATCTTCGTCCTGGCAGGTTTCTACCTGGGGGATAACTGGCACATCGTGGAAGAGTACGCGAACGTGTTCCAGAAAATCGTGATTGTGGTGGTGGTCCTCGCGATCATCGGCTGGGTGATTTACAAGCTGAACAAGCGCCGCGGCGCAAAGGTTTCCTCGACAGATGAGCGTTGATTTCACGGCCATCGACTTTGAGACGGCGAACGGATTCCGCGGTTCGGCCTGCTCTGTCGGTGTAGTAAAAGTACGGGATTCGCGCGTGGTGGAAACGGCGAGCTGGCTCATGCGGCCGCCTCCCGGTTTCGATCATTTCGATCCGCGCAACGTCCAGATTCACGGCATTACCCCGGAGATGGTGCGGGACGCACCACGCTTTGGAGAGCTCTATACGCCTCTGATGAACTTTGTGGGGGACGACATTCTGGTGGCGCACAACGCCGCCTTTGACCTCGGCGTGATTCGTTCGGCCGCTGAAATGTCAGAGCTGAACGTGGACCCTCGCAATTTCGCCTGCACCGTCATTCTGTCTCGCAAGACCTACGATCTTCCGTCGTATTCCTTGCCGTTCGTGGCAGAAGCGGCCGGCGCCCCGTTAGAGAATCACCATGAGGCTCTGGCGGATGCCACAGCCTGCGCCAACATCATGACGGACATTGCTCAACGTCAAGAGGCTGCCACAGTTCCAGCGTTGCATGAGTCCTTGAGGATTTCTTTGGGGCATGCTGAGGGTTATCACGTGGGCGATCCGCTGTCGCGGGCGAGTGCGGATGGACTGCGTTGGAAGTCCGCGCAGCGTGAGATTCCGCAGCCTCCCGATTGGCAGATTTGGCCGCACGAGGGCAATAACCCGCAGCCGAACCTCGACGCCGATCCAAGCCACCCGTTGTTCGGGCAGAACGTGGTGTTCACGGGGAATCTGGCGATGAGCCGTCAGGACGCTAAGAACCGTGCCGCTGCCGTGGGCGCCATTACCGCTAGCCGCGTGACGCGCCAGACCACCGTGCTGGTGGTGGGCGACGGCTTCGTCGCGAGCGACCTCAACTCGGGCCGCGTCACCAACAAGGCGCGCAAGGCGCTTGAATTGCGTGAGCGCGGTCAGCACATTGAGGTGGTCTCTGAGGGAGAGTTCCTGCAAATGGTGGGCGGTCCCTGGCCGCTGAGCGTCTAGGTCTTCCTACCGCGGCTTAAGTGGTAGCGCGGACCCAGCGGGCAGCGAGTTCTTGAGCGAAAGCGTGCAGTGCGGCGAGCGTTGCATCATTTTTCGGTACGACGACGCCGCTTGGGTCCCGCAGATTCTTCAAGGCCGCAGTGGCTTGCGTCAGGCTTGACCCAAGTTCTAGCGGGATATCCCCGGCTTCACTAGCGGCCTGGCCGTGGACCTCAGGCCAGAATGACTTGTTAGCCCAGACACCCACACCCTGAGCGTACTGATAGCTGGCTTCGGCCCCATGCGTGAGGGCGGCAGCATCGCGTGCAAGCCGCGTCATGAGGGATCCGTCCCCATCCGGTAGTAGCGCCAGAACAAACGATCGCAACGCAAGCTGAGCTGCGTCGTCGTTCGCGTAATTCGCTTCCGGGCCGCGGCGAATACCGAACGGGCGCGAAGGAATGCTCATCTCCGGGTTACGCAAAGACACCGTGTCCGGGTGCTCGCTAACCGCGGTGCGCTGCTCGGGCGTGAGCGCGCGGGCCACAGCGGTGAAGTGTGCGTCCGTCCAACGCGTCGGCGGCTCAGGAGCCCCAGCCGGAACGCTGCCATCCAGTGCGCGCACCCACCGCAGCGTGCTGAGCCACATGCACGCTGGCTCATCCGCAGCAATGCCATCATTGGCCCATTCCACGGCATCCAAGAGACCGTCAAAAATCGCGAAAGCGATGACGGTCTGAGTCAGAGTTTCGGTGGAAGCGGTCGTCGCGATCGATTCAAGGACAACCGGGGCGGGATGGGTTTCAGCGCTAAAAGTCACCCCGATAGCCTACCGATAATTCCACCGTGCACTGCGCCAGATTCTAGGTGTCAGGGGGAGTCCCTAGAGTAGAAGTATGAGATTCCTACACACCTCCGACTGGCATTTGGGCCGGTCCTTTCACGGCATGGACGTGATTGACCATCAGCGGGACTTTGTCCAGCAAGTCAGCGAGATCATCGCTGAGCGTCAAGTTGATGCACTGTTGTTGAGCGGCGATGTTTATGACCGCGCACTTCCCGCTGTTGCCGTGGTGGAGATGTTTGATGAGGCGCTGAGTCGTCTCATGGGTGCAGGAATCCCCATCATTATTTCCAGTGGCAACCATGACTCCGCCGTGCGCTTGGGCTTCGGCTCCCGAGCGTTTGAAAAAGCCGGCGTGCATATCCGGGCAAGCGTGGAGGAACTGAACCGGCCCATCGTGATTCCGGGACCGGATTTTGATGCACTCGTGTACGCGCTGCCGTATCTCGAGCCGCGACTGGTCGCTGAGCAGCTGGGAGTGCAGGCTCCGGGGCACGAACCCATCATTGTTGCTGCGCTTGATCGCATCCGGCAGGATCTCGCGGAACGGAAGTCTGTTACTGTACGGGCACAGGTTCCGTTGGTGATGGCTCACGTGTTTGCCGCCGGGGGAGCTCCGAGTGAAAGCGAGCGCGAGCTCAGCGTGGGCGGCCTCGATAAGGTGTCTCACCAAGTGTTTTCCGACTTCACGTACACGGCGCTCGGGCACTTGCACGGACGCCAAACCCTAGCGCCGAATGTCCGCTATTCGGGTTCACCGCTCGCGTACTCGTTCTCTGAAGCCACGCATCGCAAGGGGGCCTGGCTCGTCGACGTGGATGCGTCCGGACTCGTGGACGTCACCGAGGTTCAGTTCAAGCAGCCGCGAGCTTTGGCCACGCTCAAGGGTCCCATTGAGGACTTGCTCTCCAACCCTGCCCACGCAGCTGCCGAAGAGGCGTTTGTTCAAGCGACCGTCACGGATGTTGACCAGCCTCAGCGTGGAATGGACAGGCTCCGAGAACGTTTCCCGGGCATCTTGGTGTACCGCTGGGAACCGAGTGAACGCCGGGAGCAGCGTCGCTACGCGGATCGCGTGCGTGTTCAAGCGACCCCCGAAGAAGTCTGCGGGGAGTTCTACTCCCATGTCCGCGCCCGCGAGCTAGATGCCAGCGAGTCCGCGATCATGCAGGACGTACTGACCCATTCCTTGACGGCAGGAGCTAAATAGTGAGACTTCACTCCCTTGAATTAAGCGCTTTTGGTCCCTTCGCCGGCAAGGAACGGATCGATTTTGACGCGCTCGCAGAAGCCGGATTGTTTTTGCTCAACGGCGAGACAGGTGCTGGCAAGACCAGCATCCTGGACGCTGTCTGCTTCGCCCTCTATGGCTCCTTACCCGGTGCTCGAGACAGCATGTCCAAAGAGCGCGTGCGCAGCGATCATGCCTCGGATGACCCTGCGACCTACCAGCCCACGTACGTTGAGTGCGAGTTCTCGGTGGGGTCTCGACGCTTCCGGGTGAATCGTTCGCCCGCCGTCAAGCGTCCCAAACGCCGCGGTGAGGGCTACACCACCGAGCAAGCCAAAACGCTGCTGGAAGAATTCAGGGACGGGTCTTGGGTTGCGCTGACCAACCGCAATGACGAAGCCGGGCAACAGCTCACGGCTGTGCTGGGGTTGCAGCGTGACCAGTTCACCAAGCTGGTGATGTTGCCTCAAGGCGAGTTCGCCGCATTCTTGCGCTCCAACGCGAATGAGAAGGACGCCATCCTGCGCCAACTCTTTGACACTCGAACCTTCGCGCGCATTGAAGAAGTTTTGTGGCAGCGCTTTGCCGAAGCTCGCGATGCCATTGGAGCGGATGAGATCCGCTTGGGAACGGACGAGAAACGGTTGTTTGAGGCCGCCGAAAATGCACTGACTGCCTGGCGCCAAACTCGCATTGCCGCAGGATTCACGGATGACCCTGAAACCGTCGTAGCTCTCGAGGATCTCACCCTTGAACTTCGAGCCCAACAGCTCGAAGCGGCCGAGGCTGTTGCCAAGGCGTGGTCCGCTGCAAGCAATACCGCCTATCACGACGCCGAGAAAGTCTTCGAGCAACGCAAGGAGAAGCTCGCCGACGCTGAGGCATTCGAGGCGTGGCAGCGTCGTCGTACTCAACTCACCGAACGTGAGTCTCACGTCGTGAAGTTGCGCGCCCTCTTGGAGCGGGACGAACGGGCGCGTGCTCTTCGACCCGCCCAAGAACAGCGCGATCAAGCGTGCCATCTCTATTTTGCAAAGCGCGATACCTTCAACGAAGCATTGTCCAAGCGCCACGATTCACCGCTCGCGAATGCTATCTACGAGAAGCACGAAGGCTACCTCGACGAAATCGTTGACACCCTAGCCGAGCGCATTGCCGTCCTGACCGAACGGGCGAAACAAGAGGAACTGCTCGTCGCAAAGACGGCGCAGCGGAAATCCACCGGTACGGCGCTTGAGACCGTTCGTACCAAAATTGCTGAGCTGACGGCGTCCTATGAGGCGAGCGTGGCCGCATTGCCAGGACTGGAAGAGCAACTCACCGTTGCGCAAGCTGGCGTCCTCAGTGTTGAAGCGGCGCAATTGAAGTTGACGCAAGCAGGGGAAATCCTCGACGCCGCCACCAAGCTCGAGGCTGTGCGGGCGGAAGTTGCGGAGCTGGCGCTCCACTGGCAAACGCGAAGCGATGCGACGCGCTCTGCTCAGGAACGGGAGCGTCTCCTCACGGAGACGGCGCATCGCCAAGTCGCTGCGAGGCTCGCACTTATTCTTGAAGATGATCAACCGTGCCCCGTGTGTGGTTCGGCAGAGCACCCGGCGCCAGCAGTGTTGGTGGAAGGGCAGATTGTCACCGATGATGAGCGCGAGGAAGCCGCCGCGCAGTCAGAATCTTGCCGGCTCGCGGAAACCGCCGCAGAAAAGGTTCTCCGTGCGGCGCAGGATCGTGAGACGCAACTTGCTGCGCATGCGCGGGACCTCACGCTGGAAGACGCCGCCACAGCAGTGTCCACTGCCAAAGCCGCTGTAAAAGCTGCCGAAGGGACCGTGACCGCTGCGGACGCGGCCGCTCAGCACCTCAAGCGAGCCCACGAGACTGTTTCAGCTACCGAGGTTGAGCTGGCCTCATCCCGGGTTCGCGAGGAATCCCTCGCTCGTGACGTCGAAACACTCGATCAAGAAGTGGGCGTGTTGACCGAAGAAATCGTCAAGGATCGCGGCGAGTACGGAAGCGTGAGCGAACGCGTTGCCGCGGAGAAAGCGGCGCGAGCCCTGCTCTTGGCTGAAATGGAAACCGAGGATGAAAAAGACCGGGCGTTCAAAGGAGTGGTGGAGGCCGCCAAGTTGTGGGGCGACCGGCTCTTCGCCGCAGGCTTCATTGACACTCTTACGAAAACCAGTAGCGAAGCCAAATTCGTCGAGGCACTCCTGGAAGATCCTGTGCGAGAAGCGCACCAGGCCGAAGTGACGTCCTATGCGGATGAGCAATCTCGCGTGGCTGAACTTGAAGTTTCAGCGCCAGTGACACGGCACCGCACGCGGGTTCAAGAGGGTGAGCCGGCCGTGACTCCGGCCGAACTCGAAAGCGCCGGCAAACTCGTTGAGTCCACTCTCCGAACCGCAAACATCGCGTCCAAGGCGCGGATTTTGTTGACCTCGCAACGAGAAGGTTTCGATTCTGGTGTTGCCCGGAATGCGAAAGATCGAGAAGCGCTCGAACCTCGCCGTGCCGTTCTGCGCGAGCTCGAAGGGTTGGCCAAGGTGGCGCGTGGCGAAGGCGATAACCGTCTGCGCATGAGACTGTCCTCGTTCGTACTCGCGGCCAAGCTTGAAGCGGTGGCGTCCGCCGCCACGGTCAGGCTTCATGAGATGACCGATGGCCGCTACCAGTTGATCCACGTTGATGATCGGCAGGGGCGCGGCAAGGGCGGTCTGGATCTCGCGGTCAGTGACGCGTGGACTGGACAGCAGCGTGACACCAACTCGCTTTCTGGCGGCGAAACGTTCATGGTCTCGCTCTCGCTTGCGCTGGGTCTTGCCGAGGTGATTCAAGCCGAAGCAGGCGGAATTTCGTTGGAGACGCTCTTTGTCGATGAGGGCTTCGGCACACTCGATCAAGGCAGTCTTGAGCAGGTCATGAACGCCATCGACGACCTCCGCGAAGGCGGACGCGTGGTGGGGTTGGTGTCTCACGTGGAGGAGCTCAAACAGCGGATTCCGGCCCAGATTCAAGTACACAAAACGCAACGAGGATCCACCACCAGTGTGATCCTGGGAGACGCTGCCTGATATGGCCACCCGGAGATGAAGGATCTATAATAGGAAGAGTTTGAGGGTTCAGTGCGTCGGGAGGCTGGGACGGCGCGCACGTACAAAGGAAAACCCAAAATGTCTGCGTCACGCGTAGATTCCCTTTCCCCTGCCCCCAAAAATTCTTCATCTCCGGCGCCGTCAGGATCAGCGTTTTCGGCACTTGGCCGACTCGCCGGTCCCGCGTTCTTCCCGCTAGCACTGATCGCTCGTGTGCCACTGGGCATGCTCACCATCGGTTCCATCACCTTTGTGGTGTCCACGACCGGTTCTTACACGGCCGGCGGTATTGCTGCTGCACTGGTAGGCGTCGGCTCAGCAATTGGTTCCCCGTTGGCGGGCGCCATTTCCGATGCCCGCGGGCAACGCGGCGTGCTCCTTGCACTGTCGCTGCTGCACGTGATCTCACTTGCGCTCTTGCTGTTCTTCGGCTTCACCGAAGGCGCCCAGTTTGCTCAAAGCGATGCCACCACCGCCGCCCCGTGGATGACCTGGCTCTCGGCGCTGCTCGCCGGCGCAACCTGCGCTCAAGTGGGACCAATGTCCCGCTCGCGCTGGGTTGGACTCACGAACGGACGGACTACCCAGGGCCGCGAACTCAACGCCGCTCTCGGCTACGAGTCCACTGTGGACGAGATTACCTTCGCCCTTGGCCCTGCCATCGTCGGCATCGTCGCCGCACCGATCACCCCGTGGATGCCGCTGGTGATCTCAGGCATCATCACAGCTATCTTGGTTCCCGCGTTCGCGATGCACCGCACAGCGCTGGCCGCTCCGCGACGTGAAAAGGGCCAGGTAGCCGCGAAATGGACCATGCGTCAGCGTGTAGGCGTGGCCCTCGCAAGCATCACCATGGTGGGACTTGGCACCATCTTTGGCTCGACCGCTTCCGGAACTCTTGCCTTCGCCGATGAACACGGGATCGCTAGCGGCGGTGGACTCATCTACGCCGCCCTCGGAAGTGTCTCGGCACTGACAGCCCTCTCCGTCGTCGCGTGGCCGGCGTCCTTCACGTTTACCTCACGATGGCTGGCAGCAGCTATCGTCCTGGTTCCAGCAACGCTCTTCTTACAGTTCGCGGACAATGTGGTGCTTGTAGTGATTGCGCTCGCGTGCATCGGCTTGCCCATTGGACCGATTCTGGTCACCATGTTCGCCTTCGGAAACACCGTGACCCCTCAGGGTCGGCTGGGTTTCGTCATGGGACTGCTGGCCTCTGGCATTACTATCGGCACCTCCATCGGTAACTCGCTGGCCGGTTACTTCGCGGACACAATCGGCTACACGGCGTCCTACCAGATTGCGCTTGTAGCGGCATTTGTCATCCTCGCTGCTGCAGCATGTGCGGTGCTCACCTCGCGCCATTACAGCAAGCCCC
It includes:
- a CDS encoding AAA family ATPase: MRLHSLELSAFGPFAGKERIDFDALAEAGLFLLNGETGAGKTSILDAVCFALYGSLPGARDSMSKERVRSDHASDDPATYQPTYVECEFSVGSRRFRVNRSPAVKRPKRRGEGYTTEQAKTLLEEFRDGSWVALTNRNDEAGQQLTAVLGLQRDQFTKLVMLPQGEFAAFLRSNANEKDAILRQLFDTRTFARIEEVLWQRFAEARDAIGADEIRLGTDEKRLFEAAENALTAWRQTRIAAGFTDDPETVVALEDLTLELRAQQLEAAEAVAKAWSAASNTAYHDAEKVFEQRKEKLADAEAFEAWQRRRTQLTERESHVVKLRALLERDERARALRPAQEQRDQACHLYFAKRDTFNEALSKRHDSPLANAIYEKHEGYLDEIVDTLAERIAVLTERAKQEELLVAKTAQRKSTGTALETVRTKIAELTASYEASVAALPGLEEQLTVAQAGVLSVEAAQLKLTQAGEILDAATKLEAVRAEVAELALHWQTRSDATRSAQERERLLTETAHRQVAARLALILEDDQPCPVCGSAEHPAPAVLVEGQIVTDDEREEAAAQSESCRLAETAAEKVLRAAQDRETQLAAHARDLTLEDAATAVSTAKAAVKAAEGTVTAADAAAQHLKRAHETVSATEVELASSRVREESLARDVETLDQEVGVLTEEIVKDRGEYGSVSERVAAEKAARALLLAEMETEDEKDRAFKGVVEAAKLWGDRLFAAGFIDTLTKTSSEAKFVEALLEDPVREAHQAEVTSYADEQSRVAELEVSAPVTRHRTRVQEGEPAVTPAELESAGKLVESTLRTANIASKARILLTSQREGFDSGVARNAKDREALEPRRAVLRELEGLAKVARGEGDNRLRMRLSSFVLAAKLEAVASAATVRLHEMTDGRYQLIHVDDRQGRGKGGLDLAVSDAWTGQQRDTNSLSGGETFMVSLSLALGLAEVIQAEAGGISLETLFVDEGFGTLDQGSLEQVMNAIDDLREGGRVVGLVSHVEELKQRIPAQIQVHKTQRGSTTSVILGDAA
- a CDS encoding exonuclease SbcCD subunit D — encoded protein: MRFLHTSDWHLGRSFHGMDVIDHQRDFVQQVSEIIAERQVDALLLSGDVYDRALPAVAVVEMFDEALSRLMGAGIPIIISSGNHDSAVRLGFGSRAFEKAGVHIRASVEELNRPIVIPGPDFDALVYALPYLEPRLVAEQLGVQAPGHEPIIVAALDRIRQDLAERKSVTVRAQVPLVMAHVFAAGGAPSESERELSVGGLDKVSHQVFSDFTYTALGHLHGRQTLAPNVRYSGSPLAYSFSEATHRKGAWLVDVDASGLVDVTEVQFKQPRALATLKGPIEDLLSNPAHAAAEEAFVQATVTDVDQPQRGMDRLRERFPGILVYRWEPSERREQRRYADRVRVQATPEEVCGEFYSHVRARELDASESAIMQDVLTHSLTAGAK
- a CDS encoding MFS transporter, producing the protein MSASRVDSLSPAPKNSSSPAPSGSAFSALGRLAGPAFFPLALIARVPLGMLTIGSITFVVSTTGSYTAGGIAAALVGVGSAIGSPLAGAISDARGQRGVLLALSLLHVISLALLLFFGFTEGAQFAQSDATTAAPWMTWLSALLAGATCAQVGPMSRSRWVGLTNGRTTQGRELNAALGYESTVDEITFALGPAIVGIVAAPITPWMPLVISGIITAILVPAFAMHRTALAAPRREKGQVAAKWTMRQRVGVALASITMVGLGTIFGSTASGTLAFADEHGIASGGGLIYAALGSVSALTALSVVAWPASFTFTSRWLAAAIVLVPATLFLQFADNVVLVVIALACIGLPIGPILVTMFAFGNTVTPQGRLGFVMGLLASGITIGTSIGNSLAGYFADTIGYTASYQIALVAAFVILAAAACAVLTSRHYSKPQSA
- a CDS encoding exonuclease domain-containing protein produces the protein MSVDFTAIDFETANGFRGSACSVGVVKVRDSRVVETASWLMRPPPGFDHFDPRNVQIHGITPEMVRDAPRFGELYTPLMNFVGDDILVAHNAAFDLGVIRSAAEMSELNVDPRNFACTVILSRKTYDLPSYSLPFVAEAAGAPLENHHEALADATACANIMTDIAQRQEAATVPALHESLRISLGHAEGYHVGDPLSRASADGLRWKSAQREIPQPPDWQIWPHEGNNPQPNLDADPSHPLFGQNVVFTGNLAMSRQDAKNRAAAVGAITASRVTRQTTVLVVGDGFVASDLNSGRVTNKARKALELRERGQHIEVVSEGEFLQMVGGPWPLSV
- a CDS encoding DedA family protein; this encodes MTSLISLLFVGSVAAQTGSTGSSGSWLTQLSDWAVSLMEIIGPPGAALAIALENLFPPLPSEVILPLAGFAAARGSFTLAEALIWTIVGSVVGAVALYWVGRLLGRERTRKIFGWLPLVDISDVDKVEAWFVKHGPKAVFFGRMVPIFRSLISIPAGVTQMPFGQFVLLTTAGSAIWNSIFVLAGFYLGDNWHIVEEYANVFQKIVIVVVVLAIIGWVIYKLNKRRGAKVSSTDER